In Candidatus Aminicenantes bacterium, the sequence CATACGGCCGTTTCAAGAAGCGAACCTGCAGTAAGCGATCGCTGCCACTATGAACGTGAAAAAAGCAACACTTGTTGGGACTTTCTTCAATCCGAGCCAGCTGCCCGGCGAGGCGCGGCCGAAGATCCTTTTTTTCGGCCGCTCCAACGTAGGCAAATCATCGCTGATCAACCGGCTGCTCGGGCAGCGCCTGGCCAAGACTAGCTCCACGCCCGGGAAAACCCTGAGCATCAATTACTATCTGATCAATGAACAGGTGCTGTTCGTCGACATGCCCGGCTACGGGTACGCCAAGGCCGCCAAGAGCGAAGGCGCCCGGGTCAGGAAGCTGATCGCCGCTTTCCTGGAGCAGGTGAAGAATGTCCGCTTGGCCGCCCTGCTCATCGACTCGCGCCGGG encodes:
- the yihA gene encoding ribosome biogenesis GTP-binding protein YihA/YsxC — encoded protein: MKKATLVGTFFNPSQLPGEARPKILFFGRSNVGKSSLINRLLGQRLAKTSSTPGKTLSINYYLINEQVLFVDMPGYGYAKAAKSEGARVRKLIAAFLEQVKNVRLAALLIDSRRGFLPHDLETLEQIMKKKFPVLTILTKSDKISFSEQKNLVTQLHKNFGLNAISFSIKSTTGKNEIWQYINEANKE